A genomic region of Seriola aureovittata isolate HTS-2021-v1 ecotype China chromosome 21, ASM2101889v1, whole genome shotgun sequence contains the following coding sequences:
- the LOC130162171 gene encoding galanin receptor 2a has translation MSGFNIKMDLSSVNSSSWRAESVVVSLGFSVIFLVGTVGNSLVLAVLFRNGQMNTKTTNLFILNLGVADLCFIVFCVPFQATIYTLDEWVFGPVVCKVVHFIIFLTMYASIFTLTAVSLDRYLAICYPLRSREMRTPKNALSSICLVWALSLVFSGPYLSYYSQMDLVGTVVCIPAWESKPRFIMDVCTFIFGYLIPVLVLSLTYARTIRYLWTSVDPVKDMSESRRARHKVTKMIIIVAALFCLCWLPHHLVILCMWFGRFPLNHTTYVLRILSHLVAYTNSCLNPIVYALVSKHFRKGFRKVFSCALRRSEVNKVHVIQAVNTVSSVETSN, from the exons ATGAGTGGATTTAACATAAAGATGGATCTCTCCTCGGTGAACTCCTCCTCGTGGAGAGCAGAGTCGGTGGTCGTCTCTTTGGGTTTTTCGGTCATCTTCCTGGTCGGCACCGTGGGAAACTCTCTGGTCCTCGCGGTTCTGTTTCGCAACGGACAGATGAACACCAAGACCACCAACCTGTTCATCCTCAACCTCGGGGTAGCAGATCTGTGCTTCATTGTCTTCTGTGTCCCCTTCCAAGCCACTATCTACACGCTGGATGAGTGGGTGTTCGGACCCGTGGTGTGTAAGGTCGTGCACTTCATCATTTTTCTCACCATGTACGCCAGCATCTTCACCCTGACGGCCGTCTCCCTGGACAG GTATTTAGCAATTTGCTACCCACTCCGCTCCAGGGAGATGAGAACACCAAAAAACGCCCTCAGCTCCATCTGCCTGGTTTGGGCCTTGTCCTTGGTTTTCTCTGGACCGTATCTCAGCTACTACTCACAGATGGACCTAGTTGGCACTGTGGTGTGTATTCCTGCCTGGGAGTCCAAACCACGCTTCATAATGGACGTTTGCACCTTCATCTTTGGCTACCTCATTCCCGTCCTGGTGCTCAGCCTCACCTACGCGCGCACCATCCGATACCTGTGGACCAGCGTGGATCCcgtaaaggacatgtcagagtCTCGGAGGGCCAGACATAAAGTCACCAAGATGATCATCATCGTCGCTGCCCTCTTCTGCCTTTGCTGGCTTCCCCATCACCTGGTCATACTCTGCATGTGGTTCGGACGTTTCCCCCTCAATCACACCACCTACGTCCTCCGCATCCTCTCCCACCTGGTGGCTTACACCAACTCCTGCCTCAACCCCATCGTGTACGCCCTTGTGTCAAAGCACTTCCGAAAAGGTTTCAGGAAGGTTTTCAGCTGTGCGCTGAGGAGGAGTGAGGTCAACAAGGTGCACGTCATCCAGGCGGTGAACACGGTCAGCAGTGTGGAGACGTCCAACTAG